A stretch of the Arthrobacter sp. PAMC 25486 genome encodes the following:
- a CDS encoding ATP-dependent DNA helicase: MSTSSTTSPAEAPSPEEAPSRAESSPAESAAAAEAQDARAVLSPYELAELLGQFPPTAEQAAIICSPLEPLLVIAGAGSGKTTTMADRVVWLVANGQVLPEEILGVTFTRKAAGELASRIRGQLAKLGTLARSGEVALAPAAAARDALEPKVSTYHSYASGIVTDYGLRLGIERDAVVLGAADAWQLASEVVEGHDGAHEHFTAAKSTLIQSVMDLAGECAEHLQEPEAVIATIERYLASFGALPYIAETAKPRTGVVNKQLDVLRTRASVAALVQKYAEAKRRRNALDYGDLVALAARIARDVPHAAEMERQRYKVVLLDEFQDTSHAQLQLFAELFGAGHPVTAVGDPHQSIYGFRGASAGQLFRFPEIFPKSDGGYAPTAELTIAWRNSAHILAAANVMSAELTQAQTRKANAKLAAGLSGEERAAAGPRVVVSPLREKPQAPDGEVLLARYDTELAEAEAIAEQILDRKGDFSHRGGAQGAMTVAVLCRRRAQFTRFQSVFEARGIPYEIVGLSGLLGTPEIVDLVATLRVIADPGRSDALMRLLTGARWRIGPADLMALADWARYLARRREWAAKHRVDFDAAVLRDDAPDHAGGAPGQVGPEPAGTVQPAVVTADLVDASSLVEALDYLSPDYWPTSARPLSGVARTRLLALRDELRMLRGFVGEDLVNLLGVVEKTMLLDVELAAKPGSSIHHARRHLDAFADAAATFMQAAQRVDLDAFLGWLETAESEEGGLEMTPVESNPDAVALLTVHASKGLEWDVVFVPGMNSGAFPSTRADRWSTGAKSLPWPLRGDRDDLPVWDLDVPDLKTLMENEKLFAADVQLHGEEEERRLAYVAFTRSRDFLMCSSTVWGGGKKPLAVSPFLDELLPLTEGAQQSAVRGPWGADPEDGAENPVSAGAESAPWPYDPLNGPVIVGRSGIAARVGRRDNAERSAAAVAAASTGVGVGGTPDGPGGVEFLEANPRWGAEASVLLAQEQMESDQLRVELPPHISASRLVALGEDPEKVTRAMRRPVPTKPGMAARKGTAFHAWIEDFFATTGQLDFDEEPGADAYVDEAYGLADMQETFKNSVWATRIPADLEVPIETRVADVVVRGRIDAVFRDDDGGWDLIDWKTGKIPSKAQLAVRGVQLAVYRLAWSRLKEVPLDQVRAAFYYVGQDKLIRPVDLAGQEELEAIVSNAYTVSKATNPQ, encoded by the coding sequence ATGAGCACTTCATCCACAACGAGTCCGGCGGAAGCACCCAGCCCAGAAGAAGCGCCCAGCCGCGCTGAGTCCTCCCCCGCTGAGTCAGCGGCCGCCGCCGAGGCCCAAGATGCGCGGGCAGTGTTGAGCCCCTACGAGCTGGCCGAACTGCTGGGCCAATTCCCGCCCACCGCAGAGCAGGCGGCCATCATCTGCTCACCGCTGGAACCACTGCTGGTCATCGCCGGCGCCGGTTCGGGCAAGACCACCACCATGGCCGACCGGGTTGTCTGGCTCGTCGCCAACGGGCAGGTGCTGCCCGAGGAGATCCTCGGCGTCACGTTCACCCGGAAGGCAGCTGGCGAGCTGGCATCTCGGATCCGCGGCCAGCTGGCCAAACTGGGGACCCTGGCCCGGTCGGGCGAGGTGGCGCTGGCACCCGCAGCAGCAGCCCGCGACGCCTTGGAACCCAAGGTTTCCACCTACCACTCCTACGCGAGCGGAATCGTCACGGACTACGGGCTGCGCCTGGGCATCGAACGCGACGCCGTGGTGCTCGGTGCCGCCGACGCCTGGCAGCTGGCCAGCGAAGTTGTCGAGGGACACGACGGCGCCCACGAGCACTTCACGGCGGCCAAATCCACGCTCATCCAATCCGTCATGGACCTGGCCGGGGAGTGCGCCGAGCACCTGCAGGAACCCGAGGCAGTCATCGCCACGATTGAGCGTTACCTAGCCAGTTTTGGCGCACTACCGTACATTGCCGAGACGGCCAAGCCGCGCACCGGCGTCGTCAACAAACAGCTCGACGTCCTGCGCACGCGGGCATCGGTGGCCGCACTGGTGCAGAAATATGCGGAGGCCAAGCGCCGCCGCAACGCCCTTGACTACGGCGACCTCGTGGCGCTGGCCGCCAGGATTGCCCGCGACGTGCCGCACGCCGCCGAGATGGAGCGTCAGCGCTACAAGGTGGTGCTGCTGGATGAATTCCAGGACACCTCACATGCCCAGCTGCAGCTTTTTGCGGAACTTTTCGGTGCCGGGCACCCGGTCACCGCCGTGGGCGATCCACACCAGTCCATTTACGGCTTCCGCGGCGCCTCCGCCGGCCAGCTGTTCCGCTTTCCCGAGATTTTCCCCAAGTCCGACGGCGGGTACGCACCAACAGCCGAACTCACCATCGCCTGGCGCAACTCCGCACATATTTTGGCTGCGGCCAATGTGATGTCGGCTGAGCTGACACAGGCCCAAACCCGCAAGGCCAATGCCAAGCTGGCCGCCGGTCTGTCCGGGGAGGAAAGAGCTGCTGCCGGGCCGCGTGTTGTTGTCTCGCCGCTGCGGGAAAAGCCGCAGGCACCTGACGGAGAGGTGCTGCTGGCCCGTTACGACACCGAGCTGGCCGAAGCCGAAGCAATTGCGGAGCAGATCCTTGACCGCAAGGGCGACTTCAGCCACCGGGGCGGGGCCCAAGGCGCCATGACAGTGGCAGTGCTGTGCCGCCGTCGAGCACAATTCACCAGGTTCCAGTCAGTGTTTGAGGCCCGTGGCATCCCCTATGAAATTGTGGGGCTGAGCGGCTTACTGGGGACCCCTGAAATTGTTGACTTGGTGGCAACGTTGCGGGTCATCGCCGATCCCGGCCGTTCGGATGCGCTCATGCGGCTGCTGACGGGGGCACGCTGGCGGATAGGGCCCGCCGACCTGATGGCTTTGGCCGACTGGGCCCGGTACCTGGCCCGCCGTCGGGAGTGGGCGGCGAAGCACCGGGTGGACTTTGATGCAGCCGTGCTGCGGGACGATGCGCCGGATCATGCCGGGGGCGCCCCTGGGCAGGTGGGGCCAGAACCTGCCGGAACTGTCCAACCGGCGGTGGTGACGGCGGACCTGGTAGACGCCTCATCACTCGTTGAGGCGCTGGACTATTTGAGCCCGGATTACTGGCCGACGTCCGCCCGGCCGTTGAGCGGGGTGGCACGCACCCGGCTGCTGGCCCTGCGCGATGAGCTGCGCATGCTGCGCGGATTTGTGGGGGAGGATCTCGTGAACCTGCTCGGCGTGGTGGAGAAAACCATGCTCCTTGACGTGGAACTGGCAGCCAAACCCGGCTCCAGCATCCATCATGCCCGGCGCCACCTTGACGCCTTCGCCGATGCCGCCGCGACGTTCATGCAGGCCGCGCAGAGAGTGGACCTTGACGCCTTCCTCGGCTGGCTGGAAACCGCAGAATCCGAAGAGGGCGGGCTGGAAATGACGCCCGTGGAGAGCAATCCGGACGCTGTTGCGCTGCTGACGGTGCACGCCTCGAAGGGGCTGGAATGGGATGTGGTTTTTGTGCCCGGCATGAACTCCGGAGCCTTTCCCAGCACCCGTGCGGACCGCTGGAGCACGGGCGCGAAGTCACTGCCGTGGCCGTTGCGCGGGGACAGGGACGACCTCCCCGTGTGGGACCTGGACGTGCCCGACCTGAAGACCCTGATGGAGAACGAGAAACTGTTCGCGGCGGATGTCCAGCTCCACGGTGAGGAGGAGGAACGCAGGCTGGCCTATGTGGCCTTCACCCGTTCCCGCGACTTCCTCATGTGCTCCAGCACCGTATGGGGCGGCGGGAAAAAGCCGCTGGCCGTCTCGCCCTTTCTGGACGAGCTTCTGCCGCTCACGGAAGGCGCCCAACAGAGCGCCGTGCGGGGCCCGTGGGGTGCCGACCCGGAGGACGGGGCCGAGAACCCGGTCAGCGCCGGGGCCGAAAGTGCGCCCTGGCCGTACGATCCGCTCAACGGCCCCGTCATCGTAGGCAGGTCAGGTATCGCCGCCCGCGTTGGACGTCGCGACAATGCGGAAAGGTCGGCCGCGGCCGTGGCCGCCGCCTCCACCGGTGTTGGAGTCGGCGGCACACCCGATGGGCCGGGAGGTGTGGAATTCCTGGAAGCCAACCCCCGATGGGGCGCCGAAGCCAGCGTGCTGCTGGCCCAGGAGCAGATGGAATCGGACCAGCTGCGGGTGGAGCTGCCTCCGCACATTTCAGCGTCTCGGCTCGTGGCGCTGGGGGAGGATCCGGAAAAGGTCACCCGCGCCATGCGCCGTCCCGTGCCCACCAAGCCTGGGATGGCAGCCCGCAAGGGAACTGCGTTCCATGCGTGGATTGAGGATTTCTTTGCCACCACCGGACAGCTCGACTTTGACGAGGAGCCCGGCGCCGACGCCTACGTCGATGAGGCCTACGGGCTGGCCGACATGCAAGAGACGTTCAAGAACTCGGTTTGGGCCACCAGGATTCCCGCCGATCTGGAAGTCCCCATCGAGACGAGGGTGGCCGACGTCGTCGTCCGTGGGCGCATCGACGCCGTCTTCCGCGACGACGACGGCGGCTGGGACCTGATCGACTGGAAAACGGGCAAGATCCCCTCAAAGGCGCAGCTCGCCGTGCGCGGGGTGCAGCTTGCCGTGTACCGGCTGGCCTGGTCACGGTTGAAGGAGGTGCCGCTGGACCAGGTCCGTGCGGCGTTCTACTACGTGGGTCAGGACAAGCTCATTCGCCCGGTCGACCTGGCTGGGCAGGAAGAGCTTGAAGCCATCGTCAGCAACGCCTATACCGTTTCTAAAGCAACTAACCCGCAGTAA
- a CDS encoding ATP-dependent DNA helicase UvrD2: protein MDEHTAEQHILAGLDEEQRQVATTLNGPLCVLAGAGTGKTRAITHRIAYGVHTGVYNPNRLLAVTFTARAAAEMRTRLRDLGVGTVQARTFHAAALRQLQYFWPHAVGGQLPGLLDHKAQIIAEAARRLRLPTDRAAIRDLAAEIEWAKVSMLTPETYLVKAVDRGEPGGLDKLAVGRLFQAYEDVKADRNLIDFEDVLLITVGILQEDPRVAATVRDQYRHFVVDEYQDVSPLQQRMLDLWLGGRDDLCVVGDASQTIYSFTGATPRHLLDFPKQYPSANVVKLVRDYRSTPQVVGLANTLLGSRRSGGMTADALWSKPLELLAQRPSGPAPEFLECSDDEAEAAAVAARIKTLIEHGTKASEIAVLFRTNGQSEAYEQALTAAGVGYQLRGGERFFARKEVRDSMLQLRAASRAAEDEPLGQLVRDVLNNLGYQPDAPKTGGAVRERWESLSAIVALADELVVSRSTPEHTFTLVDFVAELQDRASAQHAPTVQGVTLASLHSAKGLEWDAVFLVGLSEGLMPISFADTPETVDEERRLLYVGITRAREFLNFSWSTARTPGGRANRKPSRFLDALRPGSVGGAPTGPRMATTRKSRKAAGPSVCRVCGKILNTGAERKVGRCVECPPGYDEAVFEQLRAWRLGEATSAAVPAFVVFTDATLMAIAEAAPQDLDALAALPGVGPAKLERYGEAVLEILARD from the coding sequence ATGGATGAGCACACAGCGGAGCAGCACATCCTTGCAGGACTAGACGAGGAGCAGCGCCAGGTTGCCACCACCTTGAACGGGCCACTGTGTGTCTTGGCCGGGGCCGGCACAGGAAAAACCCGAGCCATCACTCACCGCATCGCCTATGGCGTGCACACGGGCGTTTACAACCCCAACAGGCTCCTTGCCGTGACTTTCACTGCCCGTGCCGCAGCTGAAATGCGAACCCGGCTGCGCGACTTGGGCGTGGGCACTGTCCAGGCGCGCACCTTCCACGCCGCAGCGTTACGGCAGTTGCAGTATTTCTGGCCGCACGCCGTCGGAGGTCAGCTCCCGGGGCTGCTGGACCATAAGGCGCAAATTATTGCCGAGGCTGCCCGGCGGCTGCGGCTGCCCACGGACAGGGCCGCGATTAGGGACCTTGCCGCCGAAATTGAGTGGGCAAAAGTTTCCATGCTGACCCCTGAGACGTACCTTGTGAAGGCGGTGGACCGCGGCGAGCCGGGCGGTCTGGACAAGTTGGCCGTTGGGCGCCTGTTCCAGGCCTATGAGGATGTGAAGGCAGACCGGAACCTGATCGACTTTGAGGATGTTCTGCTGATTACCGTGGGCATCTTGCAGGAAGATCCGCGGGTGGCCGCCACCGTGCGCGACCAGTACCGGCACTTTGTTGTGGACGAGTACCAGGACGTGTCCCCGCTCCAGCAACGCATGCTGGATCTGTGGCTGGGCGGGCGCGACGACCTGTGCGTGGTTGGCGATGCCAGCCAGACCATTTACTCCTTCACAGGTGCCACGCCGCGACATCTCCTGGATTTCCCCAAGCAATACCCGAGCGCCAATGTGGTGAAGCTGGTGCGGGACTACCGTTCCACACCGCAGGTTGTGGGCTTGGCAAACACCTTGTTGGGCAGCAGGCGCAGCGGCGGGATGACGGCCGATGCGTTGTGGTCCAAGCCGCTTGAGCTGCTTGCCCAGCGGCCCAGCGGGCCTGCGCCAGAGTTCCTGGAGTGCAGCGATGATGAGGCTGAGGCGGCTGCCGTGGCAGCCCGCATCAAGACGCTGATTGAGCACGGCACCAAGGCCAGCGAGATCGCCGTGCTGTTTAGGACCAACGGACAGTCCGAGGCCTACGAACAGGCCTTGACAGCTGCCGGGGTTGGCTACCAGCTCCGCGGCGGTGAACGCTTCTTTGCCCGCAAGGAAGTCCGTGATTCCATGCTGCAGCTGCGGGCGGCAAGCCGTGCGGCAGAGGATGAACCACTGGGCCAACTGGTGCGGGATGTGCTCAACAACCTGGGATACCAGCCTGACGCGCCCAAGACCGGTGGCGCCGTGCGGGAACGGTGGGAGTCGCTCTCCGCCATTGTGGCGCTGGCCGATGAACTGGTGGTTTCACGCAGCACCCCCGAGCACACCTTTACCTTGGTGGACTTTGTTGCTGAGCTGCAGGACCGGGCCTCAGCCCAGCACGCGCCGACAGTGCAGGGCGTCACCCTGGCGTCCCTTCACTCGGCCAAGGGGCTTGAGTGGGATGCGGTGTTCCTTGTTGGCCTGAGTGAAGGCCTGATGCCGATCTCCTTTGCCGACACTCCGGAAACGGTGGATGAGGAGCGGCGGCTGTTGTATGTGGGCATCACCCGTGCCCGGGAGTTCCTGAACTTTTCCTGGTCCACGGCGCGCACACCTGGCGGCCGGGCGAACCGTAAACCGTCGCGCTTCCTTGACGCCTTGCGGCCTGGGTCCGTTGGTGGGGCGCCAACGGGACCGCGCATGGCCACCACGCGCAAGTCCCGAAAAGCAGCCGGGCCGTCCGTGTGCAGGGTGTGCGGGAAAATCCTCAACACCGGGGCGGAACGCAAGGTGGGGCGCTGCGTGGAATGCCCGCCAGGCTACGACGAGGCTGTCTTTGAACAGCTGCGAGCATGGCGGCTCGGTGAGGCAACAAGCGCGGCAGTTCCTGCGTTTGTGGTGTTTACGGATGCCACGTTGATGGCCATCGCCGAGGCGGCACCGCAGGACCTGGACGCCCTGGCGGCACTGCCGGGTGTGGGGCCGGCCAAGCTTGAACGTTACGGTGAGGCTGTTTTGGAAATCCTGGCCAGGGACTGA
- the nudC gene encoding NAD(+) diphosphatase produces MTKANPSPESVLDRQCEQRSEPGYLAAVLASPTHKVMFFHRGKALLSGSEVGYFDPAGLPAALPAGTVPVYLGKVLAGHGHPLRAGTDIVLQVLPYDAGDLTWLPGGVEFAGYRDAARQLSVGDAQTFVVAQAISNWHGTHTNCPRCGSPTEAQFSGWMRRCVQDGSEHFPRTDPAVIVAIVGADERILLANNFQWEENRYSTVAGFVEAGESAEEAAVREIQEEVGVHMHALEYSSSQAWPFPRSLMLGFIGYTTDVAATPDNVEVRAARWFGREELQAAVLSGEAIISHRLSIARSLIEHWYGGPILEPGDNA; encoded by the coding sequence ATGACCAAAGCCAACCCCTCACCCGAATCCGTGCTTGATCGCCAATGCGAGCAGCGCAGCGAACCAGGGTATTTGGCGGCGGTGCTGGCTTCCCCCACCCATAAGGTGATGTTTTTTCACCGCGGCAAGGCGCTTTTGAGCGGTTCCGAGGTCGGCTATTTCGACCCGGCAGGGCTCCCTGCTGCCCTTCCCGCCGGGACGGTCCCTGTGTACCTCGGCAAGGTGTTGGCTGGCCACGGGCACCCTTTGCGGGCGGGCACCGACATTGTGCTCCAGGTTCTTCCGTACGACGCCGGTGACCTCACCTGGCTGCCTGGGGGCGTCGAGTTTGCCGGGTATAGGGACGCGGCACGGCAACTCAGTGTGGGCGATGCCCAGACTTTTGTGGTTGCCCAAGCCATCTCCAATTGGCATGGCACCCACACGAACTGCCCCCGGTGCGGTAGTCCCACCGAGGCGCAGTTCTCTGGCTGGATGCGGCGCTGCGTCCAGGACGGTTCGGAACATTTTCCACGCACAGACCCGGCCGTCATCGTGGCCATCGTTGGAGCCGACGAGCGGATTCTGCTGGCCAACAACTTCCAGTGGGAAGAAAACAGGTATTCCACGGTCGCCGGTTTTGTTGAGGCGGGCGAGAGTGCTGAAGAGGCGGCCGTCCGCGAAATTCAGGAAGAGGTGGGCGTCCACATGCATGCCCTTGAGTACTCTTCCTCGCAGGCGTGGCCTTTTCCGCGTTCACTCATGCTGGGCTTCATTGGCTACACCACCGACGTTGCGGCCACGCCTGACAACGTGGAGGTGCGGGCTGCCCGCTGGTTCGGCCGCGAGGAACTGCAGGCCGCAGTTCTCAGCGGCGAAGCAATTATTTCGCACAGGCTGTCCATTGCCCGGTCCCTGATTGAGCACTGGTACGGCGGCCCCATACTTGAGCCCGGTGACAACGCATGA
- a CDS encoding macrolide 2'-phosphotransferase, which produces MTAIELAAIASAAVPGLNVTAFGPEPDDGANFCSALLVDSENRRWRVRSPRHAEASTRLETERQVLRAFSPAIRAELPFLLPTVAGTVRQGELITFVYSHIAGKAETVDDLATGSATLALEIGRAIAAIHDLPQELVTTFDLPSYTANEFRQRKLNELDQAATTGKIPPSLLRRWEHAMEDVALWRFNSCVVHGDLHEDNILLDGDAVSAVIGWTDLRVGDPADDFAWLVAVNDPDFVDTVMQAYAAARNETPDPHLLRRAALSAEFALAQWLVKGYAADSARMVEDAESMLRTLEADIAEHGGQPISIETAVAPAAPAEDPAQVPPVEVAAPAAPVVVAAPVVQVVPVEKVSAAPIPETADRPAAHEEPKATDDAVAAAAPAEAGTESATGAGTDAALDSAEATETSEKDSATAESGDSGITKAATEDVDTTAMKVIPLEK; this is translated from the coding sequence ATGACAGCAATTGAATTGGCCGCGATAGCCAGCGCCGCCGTGCCCGGACTCAACGTCACAGCGTTCGGTCCGGAACCCGATGATGGCGCCAATTTCTGTTCTGCCTTGCTTGTGGATTCGGAAAACCGCCGCTGGCGTGTGCGCTCCCCCCGCCATGCCGAGGCCAGCACCCGGCTGGAAACCGAGCGCCAGGTTTTGCGGGCCTTTTCCCCCGCCATCCGCGCCGAGCTGCCCTTCCTGCTGCCCACCGTCGCCGGAACCGTCAGGCAAGGCGAACTGATCACTTTTGTGTACTCGCACATTGCAGGCAAGGCCGAAACTGTGGACGACCTGGCCACCGGCAGTGCCACCCTGGCCTTGGAAATTGGTCGGGCCATCGCCGCCATTCATGACCTGCCACAGGAACTTGTCACCACCTTTGACCTGCCCAGTTACACGGCCAATGAGTTTCGCCAGCGCAAGCTGAACGAGCTGGACCAGGCCGCCACCACGGGCAAGATCCCGCCGTCGCTGCTGCGCCGCTGGGAGCACGCCATGGAGGATGTGGCCCTGTGGCGCTTCAATTCCTGCGTGGTCCACGGCGACCTGCACGAAGATAACATCCTGCTCGACGGCGATGCGGTCAGCGCCGTCATTGGCTGGACCGACCTGCGCGTGGGCGACCCGGCCGACGATTTCGCCTGGTTGGTGGCCGTCAACGACCCCGACTTTGTTGACACCGTCATGCAGGCCTATGCCGCGGCGCGCAACGAAACTCCCGACCCCCACCTGTTGCGCCGCGCAGCCCTGAGCGCCGAATTTGCGCTGGCCCAGTGGCTCGTCAAGGGTTACGCGGCCGACAGTGCCCGCATGGTTGAGGACGCCGAGTCCATGCTGCGCACGCTCGAAGCCGACATCGCCGAGCACGGCGGGCAGCCGATCAGCATCGAAACGGCCGTTGCCCCGGCCGCACCGGCTGAGGACCCTGCCCAGGTCCCACCGGTTGAGGTCGCTGCGCCGGCCGCCCCCGTCGTGGTCGCTGCCCCGGTTGTTCAAGTTGTTCCGGTTGAAAAAGTGTCAGCCGCACCTATCCCGGAAACGGCTGACCGGCCGGCAGCCCATGAAGAGCCTAAAGCAACGGACGACGCCGTTGCTGCCGCCGCCCCCGCTGAGGCCGGCACCGAAAGTGCCACCGGGGCAGGCACGGATGCGGCGCTCGATTCTGCTGAGGCCACAGAGACCTCCGAGAAGGATTCAGCAACAGCGGAATCCGGAGACTCTGGCATCACCAAGGCGGCAACTGAGGATGTGGACACCACTGCCATGAAGGTCATCCCGCTTGAGAAGTAG